From the genome of Naumannella halotolerans, one region includes:
- a CDS encoding MarR family winged helix-turn-helix transcriptional regulator, whose protein sequence is MNGLAHPERVALARLRALLELLPNALDKELAAIGLTSFEYVLLEALAEAAEGRMRLSALAARTNATLPRLSRVASGLERKGLIVRAACELDGRATNAVLTDLGRQRYAEAAPRYAEAVRRLILDGLADGGVEQLAGLSLAILARLDPEGRLEVTAGPVAAESSTDADAAVPCSADPRPCRADPEPSVQAVAER, encoded by the coding sequence ATGAACGGACTGGCCCACCCCGAACGCGTCGCACTGGCCCGGCTGCGAGCTCTGCTGGAACTGCTCCCGAACGCTCTGGACAAGGAACTCGCGGCCATCGGTCTGACCTCCTTCGAGTACGTCCTCCTGGAAGCGCTGGCCGAGGCTGCGGAGGGACGGATGCGGTTGTCGGCCCTGGCAGCACGGACCAACGCGACCCTGCCGCGGCTGTCCCGGGTGGCCAGCGGTCTCGAACGCAAGGGGTTGATCGTCCGGGCGGCCTGTGAGCTCGACGGCCGGGCCACCAATGCGGTGCTGACCGATCTGGGCCGTCAGCGCTACGCCGAGGCCGCCCCACGGTACGCCGAGGCCGTTCGTCGGTTGATCCTCGACGGCCTGGCGGACGGGGGAGTCGAGCAGCTCGCCGGGCTGAGCCTCGCCATCCTGGCCAGACTCGACCCCGAGGGGCGACTGGAGGTGACCGCTGGCCCGGTTGCCGCCGAGAGTTCCACCGACGCCGATGCAGCGGTCCCGTGCAGCGCCGATCCGAGACCGTGTCGAGCAGACCCCGAACCTTCGGTGCAGGCGGTCGCGGAGCGCTAG
- a CDS encoding FAD:protein FMN transferase has translation MIDNINRRRASAYSWHQLGTRCTVMGTGPGDIRLAAALVQGELALLDRTCSRFRSDTELAEVTRGRWSEVSALLFSLISAAIRSAELSDGAVDPTVDLARLGYDRDLSLVQLRYSPAEDRRAGPLVLTPGWRGIGLNASSSQVFLPEGVDLDLGSSAKAWAADQAATTCAEVFGDGFLVNLGGDIATAGPGPADGWQVMIEESAGTFGAGQDLGAGPVVSLHHGGLATSSTVSRTWRQGGRLRHHIIDPSTGEPAEPVWRTVSVAAASAELANTASTAAVVFGEQAPLWLTERGIAARLAPTHGPVRYTCGWPVDREPGTRPADNLALL, from the coding sequence ATGATCGACAACATCAACCGACGGAGGGCATCGGCCTACAGCTGGCACCAGCTCGGCACCCGCTGCACGGTGATGGGCACCGGCCCTGGTGACATCCGGCTGGCAGCAGCACTGGTGCAGGGTGAGCTCGCCCTGCTCGACCGCACCTGCTCCCGCTTCCGCAGCGACACCGAGTTGGCCGAGGTCACCCGGGGTCGCTGGAGCGAGGTCAGTGCCCTGCTCTTCTCCTTGATCAGCGCGGCGATCCGATCGGCCGAGCTGAGCGACGGTGCGGTGGATCCGACCGTGGACCTGGCCCGGCTCGGTTACGACCGGGACCTGTCGTTGGTTCAGCTGCGGTACTCACCGGCGGAGGACAGGCGGGCCGGGCCGCTGGTGCTGACCCCGGGATGGCGCGGCATCGGTCTGAACGCATCCAGCAGCCAGGTGTTCCTCCCCGAGGGGGTCGACCTCGATCTCGGATCCAGTGCCAAGGCGTGGGCCGCGGACCAGGCCGCCACCACCTGTGCCGAGGTCTTCGGCGACGGTTTCCTGGTCAACCTCGGCGGCGACATCGCCACTGCCGGGCCGGGTCCGGCCGATGGCTGGCAGGTGATGATCGAGGAGTCGGCGGGCACCTTCGGGGCGGGCCAGGACTTGGGTGCCGGCCCGGTGGTCAGCCTGCACCACGGCGGTCTGGCCACCTCCTCCACCGTCTCCCGGACCTGGCGACAGGGGGGCCGCCTGCGTCACCACATCATCGACCCGTCCACCGGGGAGCCGGCCGAACCGGTCTGGCGAACGGTGAGTGTGGCTGCAGCCAGCGCCGAACTGGCCAACACCGCCTCCACCGCCGCCGTCGTGTTCGGTGAGCAGGCCCCGCTGTGGCTCACCGAGCGCGGGATCGCAGCGCGGTTGGCGCCCACCCACGGGCCGGTTCGCTACACCTGCGGTTGGCCCGTCGACCGAGAGCCCGGCACCCGACCGGCCGACAACCTGGCACTGTTGTGA
- a CDS encoding winged helix-turn-helix transcriptional regulator codes for MTPDVPAAANRSAALPEPSVEELAACPVDATLAVIGGRWKATILWRLSERPMRTSELRRSIPAITERMLIRHLQELVRDGIIDRHDHRTVPPHVTYSISDYGQTLAPVVGALCDWGREHRARTEQLPAPHDRH; via the coding sequence GTGACGCCCGACGTACCTGCGGCAGCCAACCGGTCCGCTGCGTTGCCCGAGCCGTCCGTCGAAGAGCTGGCCGCGTGTCCGGTCGACGCGACCCTCGCCGTGATCGGCGGACGGTGGAAGGCCACCATCTTGTGGCGGCTGTCCGAGCGCCCGATGCGTACCAGCGAATTGCGCCGGAGCATTCCCGCAATCACCGAACGGATGCTGATCAGGCACCTGCAGGAGCTCGTCCGCGACGGGATCATCGACCGACATGATCATCGGACCGTGCCACCGCATGTCACCTATTCGATCTCCGATTACGGGCAGACGCTCGCCCCGGTGGTGGGCGCACTGTGCGACTGGGGACGGGAACACCGGGCCCGTACCGAACAGCTCCCGGCGCCCCACGATCGGCACTGA
- a CDS encoding ABC transporter ATP-binding protein: MPMPLLRLIGTGLRPYCGWLVLLIVLQIVSAGAALYLPTLNARIIDDGVATGDLPRVWQLGAVMAGVSVLQLIGQACSVFVGAWIAACLGRDIRERLFARVLTFSAREFDQFGAPTLITRNTNDVQQVQQLVLMAATLSITAPITMVGGVILAIREDAGLAWLIAVSVGVLVALVAVVVTRLGPRFRRMQLGIDTVNRILREQITGIRVVRAFVAEPAERERFARANQDLTAVAIGAGRWMAAMFPIVLLVSNLSGVAVVWFGAFRIIGGDLQVGQLTAYISYLIQILISVMMATFLLVMAPRAAVSGERIQTVMQTESSLIQSADGITEVPHPGRIDLDHVSFCYPGAEHPVLSDVCFSARPGETVAIIGATGSGKTTLLSMIPRLFDPSSGSVAVGGVDVRELAPSALHRELALVPQRAYLFSGTIATNLRYGNPAATDDELWQALRTAQAADFVAELDEGLQAPVSQGGTNFSGGQRQRLSIARALVSRARIILFDDSFSALDMATDARLRGALAEFGKELTTVLVGQRIATVREADKIIVLEDGKVVGRGTHDQLIETCPTYAEIVASQLSAEEAGA; the protein is encoded by the coding sequence ATGCCGATGCCGTTGCTGCGCCTGATCGGTACGGGTCTGCGGCCCTACTGCGGCTGGCTGGTGTTGCTGATCGTGCTGCAGATCGTCAGCGCCGGCGCGGCCTTGTACCTGCCCACCCTGAATGCCCGGATCATCGATGACGGAGTCGCCACCGGTGACCTGCCGCGGGTCTGGCAGCTCGGTGCGGTGATGGCCGGAGTCAGTGTGCTGCAGCTGATCGGCCAGGCCTGTTCGGTATTCGTCGGTGCCTGGATCGCGGCCTGCCTCGGGAGGGACATCCGGGAACGGTTGTTCGCCCGGGTACTGACCTTCTCCGCCCGTGAGTTCGACCAGTTCGGGGCACCGACCCTGATCACCCGGAACACCAACGACGTGCAGCAGGTGCAACAGCTGGTGCTGATGGCCGCGACCCTGTCGATCACCGCCCCGATCACCATGGTCGGCGGCGTGATCCTGGCGATCCGGGAGGATGCCGGTCTGGCCTGGCTGATCGCGGTCTCGGTCGGTGTCCTGGTCGCGCTGGTGGCCGTCGTGGTCACCAGGCTCGGCCCGCGGTTCCGCAGGATGCAGTTGGGCATCGACACCGTGAACCGGATCCTGCGGGAACAGATCACCGGCATCCGGGTGGTCCGGGCATTCGTCGCCGAACCGGCCGAGCGGGAGCGCTTCGCCCGGGCCAATCAGGACCTGACCGCCGTGGCCATCGGGGCCGGTCGGTGGATGGCGGCGATGTTCCCGATCGTGTTGCTGGTCAGCAATCTGTCCGGGGTGGCGGTCGTCTGGTTCGGCGCCTTCCGGATCATCGGTGGTGACCTGCAGGTGGGCCAGCTGACCGCCTACATCTCATACCTGATCCAGATCCTGATCTCGGTGATGATGGCGACCTTCCTGCTGGTGATGGCGCCCCGGGCCGCGGTCTCCGGTGAGCGGATCCAGACCGTGATGCAGACCGAGAGCTCGCTGATCCAGTCGGCCGACGGGATCACCGAGGTGCCGCACCCGGGACGGATCGACCTCGACCACGTCAGCTTCTGCTATCCCGGTGCCGAGCACCCGGTGCTCAGCGATGTCTGCTTCTCCGCCAGACCGGGTGAAACCGTGGCGATCATCGGCGCCACCGGTTCGGGCAAGACCACGCTGTTGTCGATGATCCCGCGACTGTTCGACCCCAGCTCGGGCTCGGTCGCCGTCGGCGGGGTCGACGTCCGCGAACTTGCACCCAGTGCCCTGCATCGGGAACTGGCCCTGGTACCCCAACGCGCCTACCTGTTCTCCGGCACGATCGCGACCAACCTGCGCTATGGCAATCCCGCGGCCACCGATGACGAACTGTGGCAGGCGCTGCGGACTGCCCAGGCCGCCGATTTCGTGGCCGAACTGGACGAAGGGCTGCAGGCACCGGTCAGTCAGGGCGGGACCAACTTCTCCGGTGGCCAGCGGCAGCGCCTCTCGATCGCCCGCGCCCTGGTCAGCCGGGCCAGGATCATCCTCTTCGACGACTCCTTCTCCGCCCTGGACATGGCCACTGACGCGCGACTGCGAGGTGCACTGGCCGAGTTCGGCAAAGAGCTGACCACCGTGCTGGTCGGGCAGCGGATCGCCACGGTCAGGGAGGCGGACAAGATTATAGTGCTGGAGGACGGGAAGGTGGTCGGCCGCGGAACCCATGATCAACTGATCGAGACCTGTCCGACCTATGCCGAGATCGTCGCATCCCAGCTGAGTGCCGAGGAGGCCGGCGCATGA
- a CDS encoding cytochrome P450, producing MLKDRRFRQGNARWPAQNGIHDGAWAQWWTETLLSLDGPDHTRLRKLLMPAFRSGAIAKLRPRFQALANELIDGFAERGEVEFVSEFAEPYASRILCLLLGLPDEQWPQVAYWADGLGKSFGVNVASDLPLIEECLAGLTGYVDTVVAERRREPREDLPTTLLQQQETGGKLTSRELSVSLVFLAFAGMETTRNQLGLALQTFLRHREQWTLLGQRPELGERAVEEVMRVNPTVTWVTREAAEDVDLFGLQVPAGGIVQVLSTAAGTDPRANH from the coding sequence GTGCTGAAGGATCGCCGGTTCCGGCAGGGCAACGCCCGCTGGCCGGCGCAGAACGGGATCCATGACGGGGCATGGGCCCAGTGGTGGACCGAGACCCTGTTGTCCCTGGACGGCCCGGACCACACCCGCCTGCGCAAGTTGTTGATGCCGGCCTTCCGCAGCGGCGCGATCGCGAAACTGCGCCCACGGTTCCAGGCACTTGCGAACGAGCTGATCGACGGCTTCGCCGAGCGGGGGGAGGTGGAGTTCGTCAGCGAGTTCGCCGAACCGTACGCCTCCAGGATCCTTTGTCTGTTGCTCGGACTGCCCGACGAACAATGGCCCCAGGTGGCGTACTGGGCCGACGGGCTGGGCAAGTCCTTCGGTGTGAATGTCGCCTCCGATCTGCCGCTGATCGAGGAATGCCTGGCCGGACTCACCGGGTACGTGGACACCGTGGTCGCAGAACGCCGGCGGGAGCCACGCGAGGACCTGCCGACCACCCTGCTGCAGCAGCAGGAGACCGGCGGGAAGCTCACCTCCCGCGAGCTGAGCGTCAGCCTGGTCTTCCTGGCCTTCGCCGGGATGGAGACCACCCGCAACCAGCTGGGTCTTGCCCTGCAGACCTTCCTGCGCCATCGGGAGCAGTGGACGTTGCTGGGGCAACGCCCCGAGCTGGGCGAGCGGGCCGTGGAAGAGGTGATGCGGGTGAACCCGACCGTCACCTGGGTGACCCGGGAGGCAGCCGAGGACGTCGACCTGTTCGGCCTGCAGGTGCCTGCCGGTGGCATCGTGCAGGTGCTGTCCACCGCTGCCGGAACCGACCCGCGGGCGAATCACTGA
- a CDS encoding aspartate aminotransferase family protein — translation MSASDDVLATDLAHVFHSWSAQDKVNPMVIDSAEGSWLTAADGKRYLDFSSQLVFTNIGHGHPKVVEAIANQAAKLCTLAPAHASQAKSGAARRVAEIAPGDLDSVFFTNGGAEATEHAVRMARQFTGRNKILSRYRSYHGATSTAITITGDERRFPNDLGTMGTVHFFGPFLYRSVFDSQTEEQECERALKHLEQTIVMEGPSTIAAVMLESIPGTAGIMVPPAGYLAGVRALCDTYGLVLILDEVMAGFGRAGSWLALDHFDVVPDLMTFAKGVTSGYVPLGGVAISKKIRDFFGERPYPGGLTYSGHPLACAAAVATIDVMREEGIVEQAAALGTDVFGPGLAKIAENHPSVGEVRGIGAFWALDLVSDPQTKAPITPEALAATVGAAKQAGLMPFSSGNRIHVVPACNISPEDARTGLDILDSALTAADDAIG, via the coding sequence ATGAGCGCCTCCGATGATGTCCTGGCCACTGATCTGGCCCATGTGTTCCACTCCTGGTCCGCGCAGGACAAGGTGAATCCGATGGTGATCGACAGCGCCGAAGGCAGCTGGCTCACCGCCGCAGACGGCAAACGCTATCTCGACTTCTCCAGCCAGTTGGTGTTCACCAACATCGGTCACGGCCACCCGAAGGTGGTCGAGGCGATCGCGAACCAGGCTGCGAAACTCTGCACCCTGGCTCCGGCCCACGCCTCGCAGGCCAAGTCCGGGGCTGCCCGCCGGGTGGCCGAGATCGCCCCGGGCGACCTCGACAGCGTCTTCTTCACCAATGGTGGTGCGGAGGCGACCGAGCACGCGGTACGGATGGCCCGCCAGTTCACCGGCCGGAACAAGATCCTGTCGCGCTACCGCTCGTACCACGGGGCGACCAGCACCGCGATCACCATCACCGGTGACGAGCGCCGCTTCCCCAATGACCTCGGCACGATGGGCACGGTGCACTTCTTCGGCCCGTTCCTCTACCGCTCGGTGTTCGATTCCCAGACCGAGGAGCAGGAGTGCGAGCGGGCGCTGAAGCACCTGGAGCAGACGATCGTGATGGAGGGCCCGTCCACCATCGCGGCGGTGATGTTGGAGAGCATTCCGGGCACAGCCGGCATCATGGTGCCGCCGGCGGGTTATCTGGCCGGGGTCCGCGCGCTGTGCGACACCTATGGCCTGGTGCTGATCCTGGACGAGGTGATGGCCGGGTTCGGCCGCGCCGGCAGCTGGCTGGCGCTGGACCACTTCGACGTGGTGCCGGACCTGATGACCTTCGCCAAGGGCGTCACCTCCGGATACGTACCCCTGGGTGGGGTGGCCATCTCGAAGAAGATCCGTGACTTCTTCGGCGAGCGGCCCTACCCCGGCGGTCTCACCTACTCCGGACATCCGCTGGCCTGTGCCGCCGCCGTGGCCACGATCGACGTGATGCGCGAGGAGGGCATCGTGGAGCAGGCGGCCGCCCTCGGCACCGATGTCTTCGGCCCCGGGCTGGCGAAGATCGCCGAGAACCACCCGAGTGTCGGTGAGGTACGCGGCATCGGCGCCTTCTGGGCTCTCGACCTGGTCTCCGATCCGCAGACGAAGGCGCCGATCACCCCCGAGGCGCTCGCGGCCACGGTGGGTGCTGCGAAGCAGGCCGGTCTGATGCCGTTCTCGTCCGGCAACCGGATCCATGTGGTTCCGGCCTGCAACATCTCACCGGAGGATGCCCGCACCGGTCTGGACATCCTGGACTCCGCCCTGACCGCGGCCGACGACGCGATCGGCTGA
- a CDS encoding glutamate synthase subunit beta, translating into MGDPRGFMKYDAEFAKRRPVEERLNDWNEVYPGSPGRALLPIITEQAGRCMDCGIPFCHTGCPLGNLIPEWNDLVWRGDWERALDRLHATNNFPEFTGRLCPAPCESACVVAISDDPVTIKNVEVSIIDKGYADDRVQPQVPDWHTGRTVAVVGSGPAGLAAAQQLTRAGHTVAVIERDDAPGGLMRYGIPEYKQETAVLERRLEQMRTEGTIFRCNTEVGVDVSWRDLKRRYDVVIIATGATVPREVPVAGRELKGIHQAMEYLPQGNRIARGEQVADLISAEGKHVVIVGGGDTGTDCLGTALRQKAASVTQLDIHPEPSPDRTEADPWPTYPRVLRVASANEEGGNRLYALNTAEFVDDGQGNVKALSLSEGRRVNGAWEEKPNTRREIPADLVLLAIGFSGPETDALTRQINTALDARGNVERNDHYRTSVPGVYCCGDAGRGQSLVVWAIAEGRACAAEVDKYLSGETKLPRPIGPHERPIGV; encoded by the coding sequence ATGGGTGATCCTCGCGGCTTCATGAAGTACGACGCCGAGTTCGCCAAGCGGCGTCCGGTCGAGGAACGACTGAACGACTGGAACGAGGTCTACCCGGGTTCGCCGGGCCGGGCACTGCTGCCGATCATCACCGAACAGGCGGGCCGCTGCATGGACTGCGGTATCCCGTTCTGCCACACCGGGTGCCCACTGGGGAACCTGATCCCGGAATGGAACGACCTGGTCTGGCGGGGCGACTGGGAACGGGCGCTGGACCGGCTGCACGCCACCAACAACTTCCCCGAGTTCACCGGCCGGCTCTGCCCGGCACCGTGCGAATCGGCTTGTGTGGTGGCGATCTCCGACGATCCGGTGACGATCAAGAACGTCGAGGTCTCGATCATCGACAAGGGTTACGCCGACGACCGGGTGCAGCCGCAGGTGCCGGACTGGCACACCGGACGTACCGTCGCCGTCGTCGGCTCGGGTCCGGCGGGTCTGGCCGCGGCCCAGCAGCTGACCCGTGCCGGGCACACCGTTGCGGTGATCGAACGCGATGACGCCCCCGGTGGCCTGATGCGCTACGGCATCCCGGAGTACAAGCAGGAGACCGCGGTGCTGGAGCGTCGGCTGGAACAGATGCGGACCGAGGGCACCATCTTCCGCTGCAACACCGAGGTCGGTGTCGACGTCTCCTGGCGGGACCTGAAGCGTCGCTACGACGTGGTGATCATCGCCACCGGCGCGACCGTACCCCGCGAGGTGCCGGTTGCCGGGCGTGAGCTGAAGGGCATCCACCAGGCGATGGAGTACCTGCCCCAGGGCAACCGGATCGCCCGGGGTGAGCAGGTCGCGGACCTGATCAGCGCCGAGGGCAAGCATGTGGTGATCGTCGGTGGTGGCGACACCGGTACCGACTGCCTGGGTACGGCACTGCGGCAGAAGGCCGCCTCGGTGACCCAGTTGGACATCCACCCCGAACCGTCCCCGGACCGGACCGAAGCCGATCCGTGGCCGACCTACCCGCGGGTGCTGCGGGTCGCCTCGGCCAATGAGGAGGGCGGAAACCGGTTGTACGCGCTGAACACCGCCGAGTTCGTCGACGACGGCCAGGGCAATGTGAAGGCCCTGTCCTTGAGCGAGGGACGACGGGTGAACGGTGCCTGGGAGGAGAAGCCGAACACCCGGCGGGAGATCCCGGCCGACCTGGTGCTGCTCGCGATCGGCTTCTCCGGCCCGGAGACCGACGCGCTCACCCGGCAGATCAACACCGCGTTGGATGCCCGCGGCAATGTGGAGCGCAACGACCACTACCGCACCTCGGTTCCGGGGGTGTACTGCTGTGGTGATGCCGGACGGGGTCAGTCGCTGGTCGTCTGGGCCATCGCCGAGGGACGCGCCTGTGCCGCCGAGGTGGACAAGTACCTGTCCGGTGAGACCAAGCTGCCCCGCCCGATCGGTCCGCACGAGCGCCCGATCGGCGTCTGA
- a CDS encoding NADPH-dependent F420 reductase, which yields MTTVTIIGTGNMGSAIAGVLEKGGSTVQSLDHDSLAAATIEGEIVVLAVPYPALADIAAKFGDQLAGKTVVDITNPLDFSTFDSLVVAADGSAAAELQASLPTSRVLKAFNTNFAATLSSGKVGTETTTVLIAGDDAEAKASLIAAVEAGGLTAVDAGSLSRARELEALGFLQLTLAAGEKIGWTGGFALIR from the coding sequence ATGACCACAGTCACCATCATCGGAACCGGGAACATGGGATCCGCCATCGCGGGCGTGCTCGAGAAGGGCGGCTCGACAGTGCAGTCGCTGGATCACGACAGCCTCGCCGCGGCCACGATCGAAGGTGAGATCGTCGTCCTCGCCGTCCCCTACCCGGCGCTGGCCGACATCGCCGCCAAGTTCGGCGATCAGTTGGCAGGCAAGACGGTCGTCGACATCACCAACCCCCTGGACTTCTCCACCTTCGACTCCCTGGTCGTTGCCGCGGACGGTTCGGCCGCCGCCGAGCTGCAGGCGTCCCTGCCGACGAGCAGGGTGCTGAAGGCCTTCAACACCAACTTCGCCGCCACCTTGAGCAGCGGGAAGGTCGGTACGGAGACCACCACCGTGCTGATCGCCGGTGATGACGCCGAGGCCAAGGCATCGCTGATCGCCGCCGTGGAGGCGGGCGGTCTGACTGCGGTCGACGCAGGCAGCCTGTCTCGCGCCCGCGAACTCGAGGCCCTCGGGTTCCTGCAGCTCACCCTGGCCGCCGGCGAGAAGATCGGCTGGACCGGTGGTTTCGCACTGATCCGCTGA
- a CDS encoding anthrone oxygenase family protein, with product MTTVMITTVLVSGLLAGAELVVGTGMRTVLNGLGPAASTARALGARTFGRWMPFAYGVLGVSLGVTVIAEFSTPAAVAAALFVLVMIGTLTMMVPLNNRIARVDPSGSGSRSGWQDEVARWDRLQSVRIALLVLINIALLVALSRT from the coding sequence ATGACGACAGTGATGATCACCACGGTCCTGGTCAGCGGCCTGCTCGCCGGTGCAGAACTCGTCGTCGGCACCGGGATGCGGACCGTGCTGAACGGTCTCGGTCCTGCGGCGTCGACGGCGCGTGCCCTCGGCGCGAGGACCTTCGGTCGATGGATGCCGTTCGCCTATGGGGTGCTCGGGGTGTCGCTGGGGGTGACGGTGATCGCCGAGTTCTCGACTCCGGCGGCAGTTGCCGCTGCCCTGTTCGTGCTGGTGATGATCGGGACCCTGACGATGATGGTGCCGCTGAACAACCGGATCGCTCGCGTTGATCCGTCGGGAAGCGGAAGCCGTAGCGGGTGGCAGGACGAGGTCGCCCGTTGGGATCGGTTGCAGAGCGTACGAATCGCCTTGTTGGTACTGATCAACATCGCACTGCTGGTGGCCCTTTCGCGGACTTGA
- a CDS encoding ABC transporter ATP-binding protein yields the protein MSDLCRDRRIPAECRGGRRMSENGAGPAPNQRAMRFGPSLRRLVAELSPNKVLLLLAVAFAVISVLLMVIGPYLLGMATDVVWQGAVVDPAAGIDFTRLLQVLAVTGGSYLAASLFGFVQGVALNEAVQRTIRTFRERIEDKLHRLPLSYFDRHQRGDLLSRVTNDIDNVSQVMQQTISQLLNALLTVLGVVIMMFFISPLLALVALVSIPLMIVVTALIGSRAQGRFVDNWAATGEVNAQVEEAYSGFQLVRVFGREAEVRTEFGRRNDKLFRAGFVSQALSGLIMPVTMLIGNFGYVAIAVVGGIQVVSNQLSIGGVQAFIQYSRQLTQPLSQIAAMSNLLQSGVASAERIFEILDAEEQTPDRQGSLPSPLRGEVRFEHVDFSYNPETTELITDLNLQLLPGQQVAIVGPTGAGKSTVVNLLMRFYDVQAGMITIDGTDIASVPRSALRSVTGMVLQDSWLFHGTIAENIRYSRPEAGDAEVRAAATAAYVDRFVRSLPDGYDTMISEEADNLSAGEKQLVTIARAFLADPAILILDEATSSVDTRTEVLVQHAMARLSSSRTSFVIAHRLSTIREADLIVVMEHGQVVEQGTHDQLLALADGAYRRLYNAQFAGAAVTEDPQA from the coding sequence CTGTCCGACCTATGCCGAGATCGTCGCATCCCAGCTGAGTGCCGAGGAGGCCGGCGCATGAGCGAGAACGGAGCCGGTCCCGCGCCGAACCAGCGGGCGATGCGATTCGGGCCTTCCCTGCGGCGGCTGGTCGCCGAGCTGTCACCGAACAAGGTGCTGTTGTTGCTCGCCGTGGCCTTCGCGGTGATCAGTGTGTTGCTGATGGTGATCGGCCCGTACCTGTTGGGCATGGCCACCGATGTGGTCTGGCAGGGCGCCGTCGTCGACCCGGCAGCGGGGATCGACTTCACTCGCTTGCTGCAGGTGCTGGCTGTGACCGGGGGCAGCTATCTGGCCGCCTCGTTGTTCGGCTTCGTCCAGGGGGTGGCGCTGAACGAGGCGGTGCAGCGGACGATCCGGACCTTCCGGGAACGGATCGAGGACAAACTGCACCGGTTGCCGCTGAGCTACTTCGACCGGCACCAGCGCGGTGACCTGTTGAGCCGGGTGACCAATGACATCGACAACGTCTCCCAGGTGATGCAGCAGACGATCTCGCAGCTGTTGAACGCCTTGCTGACGGTGCTCGGCGTGGTGATCATGATGTTCTTCATCTCGCCGCTGCTGGCACTGGTGGCCCTGGTCTCGATTCCGTTGATGATCGTGGTCACGGCGTTGATCGGATCCCGCGCCCAGGGACGGTTCGTGGACAACTGGGCCGCCACCGGTGAGGTCAACGCGCAGGTCGAGGAGGCCTACTCGGGTTTCCAGCTGGTACGGGTGTTCGGCCGCGAGGCCGAGGTCCGCACCGAGTTCGGACGGCGCAACGACAAGCTGTTCCGAGCCGGTTTCGTCTCCCAGGCGCTGTCCGGACTGATCATGCCGGTGACCATGCTGATCGGGAACTTCGGCTACGTCGCGATCGCCGTCGTCGGCGGCATCCAGGTGGTGTCCAACCAGTTGAGCATCGGTGGGGTGCAGGCATTCATCCAGTACTCCCGCCAGCTGACCCAGCCGTTGTCCCAGATCGCGGCGATGTCGAACCTGCTGCAGTCCGGGGTGGCCTCGGCCGAACGGATCTTCGAGATCCTCGACGCCGAGGAGCAGACCCCCGATCGGCAGGGATCGCTGCCGAGCCCGTTGCGCGGGGAGGTCCGCTTCGAGCATGTCGACTTCTCCTACAATCCCGAGACGACCGAACTGATCACCGACCTGAACCTGCAGCTCCTGCCCGGACAGCAGGTGGCGATCGTCGGCCCGACCGGGGCGGGCAAGAGCACCGTGGTGAACCTGCTGATGCGGTTCTACGACGTCCAGGCCGGGATGATCACCATCGACGGCACCGACATCGCCTCGGTACCGCGGTCCGCACTGCGTTCGGTCACCGGCATGGTCCTGCAGGACAGTTGGCTGTTCCACGGCACGATCGCGGAGAACATCCGCTACAGCCGGCCCGAGGCCGGCGATGCCGAAGTGCGCGCGGCTGCCACGGCGGCCTATGTCGACCGGTTCGTGCGTTCACTGCCCGACGGTTACGACACCATGATCAGCGAGGAGGCCGACAACCTCAGCGCCGGGGAAAAACAGCTGGTGACGATCGCCCGGGCCTTCCTGGCCGATCCCGCGATCCTGATCCTGGACGAGGCGACCAGCTCGGTGGACACCCGGACCGAGGTGCTGGTGCAACACGCGATGGCCAGGCTCAGCAGCAGCCGCACCAGTTTCGTCATCGCGCACCGCTTGTCGACGATCCGCGAGGCCGACCTGATCGTGGTGATGGAGCACGGTCAGGTGGTCGAACAGGGTACCCATGATCAACTCCTGGCCCTGGCCGACGGGGCCTACCGCCGGCTCTACAACGCCCAGTTCGCCGGCGCTGCAGTGACCGAGGACCCGCAGGCCTGA